The Calypte anna isolate BGI_N300 chromosome 2, bCalAnn1_v1.p, whole genome shotgun sequence genome includes a window with the following:
- the TOMM7 gene encoding mitochondrial import receptor subunit TOM7 homolog, whose product MPKLSKEAKQRLQQLFKGGQFAIRWGFIPIVLYLGFKRGADPGMPEPTIWSLLWG is encoded by the exons ATGCCGAAGCTTAGCAAGGAGGCCAAGCAGCGGCTACAACAGCTCTTCAAGGGCGGCCAGTTCGCCATTCGCTGGGGCTTCATCCCCATTGTGCTTTACCTCG GTTTTAAGAGAGGTGCAGATCCTGGGATGCCTGAGCCAACCATCTGGAG